Proteins encoded together in one Priestia aryabhattai window:
- a CDS encoding DEAD/DEAH box helicase, with the protein MKKFSDFNLSKDIEKAVHNLGFEEATPIQAEAIPIAMTGKDLIGQAQTGTGKTTAFGIPLIERVELGEEGIQGIVLAPTRELAIQVAEELNRIGQVKGVKTLPIYGGQDINRQIKALKNRPHIISATPGRLKDHMKRRTIRLNHIRTAVLDEADEMLNMGFIEDIQTILGGISSPHQTLLFSATMSKQVQSLAQKFMNTPELVKVKAKELTVKNIEQQYIEIPENRKFDVLCNLVDLQSPDLAIVFGRTKKRVDELAEGLKKRGYAAEGIHGDLTQSKRADVIRQFKNHTIEIMVATDVAARGLDITGVSHVYNFDIPQDPESYVHRIGRTGRAGTKGLAVTFITPRERNHLKVIEDVTKTKMSRQSPPTSSEVMAGHQEAIIHRVLTAIDKSEFGEYKPMAEKLLEEVDSVSLLSATLKLLTKESNMTPIQLTEVAPLRNKKAKTERKRNRGRKETVGRKKTYRK; encoded by the coding sequence TTGAAAAAATTTTCTGATTTCAATTTAAGTAAGGACATTGAAAAGGCCGTTCATAACTTAGGTTTTGAAGAGGCTACGCCGATTCAGGCTGAAGCTATTCCGATAGCTATGACGGGTAAAGATCTAATTGGCCAAGCTCAAACTGGTACTGGAAAGACAACAGCTTTTGGCATACCCCTTATAGAGCGGGTTGAGCTTGGTGAAGAAGGGATTCAGGGAATAGTTTTAGCACCGACACGTGAACTGGCTATTCAAGTAGCTGAGGAGTTAAATCGAATTGGACAAGTAAAAGGAGTTAAAACGCTACCCATTTATGGAGGGCAGGATATTAATCGTCAGATCAAAGCCCTTAAGAACAGACCGCATATTATCTCGGCAACTCCAGGACGCCTTAAGGACCATATGAAAAGAAGAACCATTCGTTTAAATCATATTCGTACAGCTGTTCTGGATGAAGCAGATGAGATGTTAAATATGGGCTTTATTGAAGATATCCAAACGATCCTTGGTGGCATCTCTTCTCCCCATCAAACCTTACTATTTTCAGCAACCATGTCGAAGCAAGTACAAAGTCTAGCCCAGAAATTTATGAACACTCCTGAACTCGTAAAAGTAAAAGCGAAGGAGTTAACGGTAAAGAACATTGAGCAGCAGTATATTGAAATTCCAGAGAATCGAAAATTTGATGTTCTTTGTAATCTTGTAGACCTTCAATCACCAGACCTTGCTATTGTATTTGGACGCACAAAAAAACGTGTGGATGAACTTGCTGAAGGGCTAAAAAAGCGTGGGTATGCAGCAGAAGGCATTCATGGAGATCTTACACAATCCAAACGTGCCGATGTGATTCGTCAATTCAAGAATCATACGATTGAGATTATGGTCGCCACCGACGTTGCAGCAAGAGGACTTGATATTACAGGTGTTAGCCATGTCTACAATTTTGATATTCCTCAGGACCCTGAAAGCTATGTTCATCGCATTGGCCGAACAGGACGGGCAGGTACTAAGGGATTGGCAGTTACATTTATAACTCCGAGAGAACGTAATCACTTAAAAGTAATCGAAGATGTCACGAAAACCAAAATGTCTAGGCAATCACCTCCTACTTCTAGTGAGGTAATGGCAGGACATCAGGAAGCAATCATTCACCGGGTTTTGACCGCCATCGACAAGAGTGAGTTTGGGGAATATAAGCCAATGGCGGAAAAGTTATTAGAAGAAGTAGATTCGGTTTCTTTACTGTCAGCCACTTTAAAGCTCTTAACAAAAGAATCAAATATGACCCCTATCCAATTGACTGAAGTGGCACCACTTCGTAATAAAAAAGCAAAAACAGAACGTAAGAGAAATAGAGGTAGAAAAGAAACAGTAGGCCGTAAAA